The following proteins are co-located in the Polymorphospora rubra genome:
- a CDS encoding ABC transporter ATP-binding protein gives MTTVALKDVTKVFHDGTVAVDNVNLDVDDGEFMVLLGPSGCGKSTVLRMVAGLEDPSSGAILLDGELANDLPPRDRRIAMVFQDFALYPHMTVNDNIAFPLRLSGVEPASRGERVADVASALGIGDVLGRKPSQLSGGQRQRVAMGRAIVRRPGLFLMDEPLSNLDSGLRAELRAEISGLVRELNVSTIYVTHDQAEALTMADRVAIMRKGVLQDVGTPTQVYGRPATLYVAAFLGSPRMNLLEASVYVHLDRYVTLNLGDQALYLPWDDIRARAVAHYHGERIVVGMRAEALTPVAPDTQGDVLKGRIRYLEHHGHESLAYLDIGATAVVVDDIAGAAAGQSAEAGPIQRLGHAVQRLAGRSGGAGRSVPRQRQAGSGRTSVLSDPGRHHRRPAELAVRLAPYPAVSAGHPLAVSVRLDALHFFDERGDRIDVGWR, from the coding sequence GTGACAACCGTCGCGCTCAAGGACGTCACAAAGGTGTTCCACGACGGCACGGTCGCTGTCGACAACGTCAATCTGGACGTGGACGACGGCGAGTTCATGGTGTTGCTCGGCCCTTCGGGCTGCGGCAAGTCCACCGTGCTGCGCATGGTCGCCGGGTTGGAGGACCCGAGTTCGGGTGCCATCCTGCTCGACGGTGAGCTGGCCAACGACCTGCCACCACGCGATCGGCGGATCGCCATGGTCTTCCAGGACTTCGCGCTCTATCCGCACATGACGGTCAATGACAACATCGCGTTTCCGCTGCGCCTGTCAGGTGTGGAGCCCGCCTCGCGTGGCGAGCGGGTGGCCGACGTCGCCAGCGCGCTCGGCATCGGCGACGTGCTGGGGCGCAAGCCCAGCCAGTTGTCCGGCGGCCAGCGCCAGCGGGTCGCGATGGGACGTGCGATCGTACGCCGCCCCGGCCTGTTCCTCATGGACGAACCACTGTCCAACCTGGACAGCGGCCTGCGGGCCGAACTGCGGGCCGAGATCTCCGGGCTGGTGCGCGAACTGAACGTCAGCACCATCTACGTCACCCACGACCAGGCCGAGGCGCTCACCATGGCCGACCGGGTGGCGATCATGCGTAAGGGGGTGCTTCAGGACGTGGGCACCCCGACCCAGGTCTACGGACGTCCGGCGACCCTCTACGTGGCCGCGTTCCTCGGCAGTCCGCGGATGAACCTGCTCGAGGCGTCGGTCTACGTGCACCTGGACCGCTACGTCACGCTCAACCTCGGTGACCAGGCGCTCTATCTGCCGTGGGACGACATCCGGGCCCGGGCCGTGGCGCACTACCACGGCGAGCGGATCGTGGTCGGTATGCGGGCCGAGGCGCTGACCCCGGTCGCCCCCGACACCCAGGGTGACGTCCTCAAGGGGCGGATCCGCTACCTGGAGCACCACGGCCACGAGTCGCTGGCCTACCTCGACATCGGGGCGACCGCGGTGGTCGTCGACGACATCGCCGGGGCGGCCGCCGGGCAGAGCGCCGAAGCGGGGCCGATCCAGCGGCTCGGTCACGCCGTGCAGCGCCTGGCCGGCCGGAGCGGCGGCGCCGGTCGTTCGGTTCCCCGGCAGCGGCAGGCGGGCAGCGGCCGGACCAGCGTGCTCAGCGACCCCGGCCGGCACCACCGGCGGCCGGCGGAGTTGGCCGTACGGCTGGCGCCGTACCCGGCCGTGTCGGCCGGCCATCCGCTGGCGGTCTCGGTGCGCCTGGACGCCCTGCACTTCTTCGACGAGCGCGGCGACCGGATCGACGTCGGCTGGCGCTGA
- a CDS encoding glycosyltransferase family 2 protein yields MPDSGSQIGRVMVAARSVGWLRHLLDDPASLLTVRRVTVVVDSWQVPASGWSGRVGPLPHLLSHRIRVPRSGKGKAVVDLRLRHPVTLRDAVAAVLPVLSPLRPIPAPASADITAQNVFPAWVGAGPNVTVLTGDLPGNDDIRAHDVLLTTTGVPEPPVEPDLPAETEQGSPAPGDLYATILAADSAGSGVGTRPDTVLVDLERTVVTGRYGPFGPDAPRAELRFDAGGDGRGWQIVGPKGPIWSGRVDRPWLSEDALEALAALGVVECPTVPARHPLEEAALLVHLAMAGVLLHAPTLPPACRAVLADELAELITAPLPGRVESELEWEVRTVRQRRAALRQHATPFALPKIVSAAFPALPALPSVSALLVTKRLEHLPTVIAALEAQTYPNLEIVLCTHGIELPAEYRARLARSHRPIETLAVPAEHGFGEAIGAATAHARGSLVTKIDDDDTYGPEHVWDLVLARHYSGATMVGKGAEFVHLETLDMTVRREAGQIEAFAAVVAGGTMLISRGDLEQVGGWRPVPRSIDRGLIDRVRRAGGLVYRTHPLGYVYHRRSGGHTWDPGLEYFLRGNGMQWSGLPRHSEFGTLAPNRAYASDGLGGVVQPAGQAIAEDIRRVPLPPGQVQRSAGTAGDSEAPLAQL; encoded by the coding sequence GTGCCCGACTCCGGGTCGCAGATCGGCCGGGTCATGGTCGCCGCCCGTTCGGTCGGCTGGCTGCGGCACCTCCTCGACGATCCCGCGTCCCTGCTCACCGTGCGCCGCGTCACGGTCGTCGTCGATTCGTGGCAGGTGCCGGCCAGTGGCTGGTCCGGACGGGTCGGCCCGCTGCCGCACCTGCTGTCGCACCGCATCCGCGTACCCCGGTCGGGCAAGGGCAAGGCGGTGGTCGACCTCAGGCTGCGCCACCCGGTGACGTTGCGCGACGCGGTCGCCGCGGTGCTGCCGGTCCTTTCGCCGCTGCGCCCGATTCCGGCCCCGGCGAGCGCCGACATCACCGCCCAGAACGTCTTCCCCGCCTGGGTGGGTGCCGGTCCCAACGTCACCGTGCTCACCGGTGACCTGCCCGGCAACGACGACATCCGCGCCCACGACGTGCTGTTGACCACGACCGGCGTGCCCGAGCCGCCGGTCGAGCCGGACCTGCCCGCGGAGACCGAACAGGGCAGCCCGGCGCCGGGCGACCTCTACGCCACCATCCTCGCCGCCGACAGCGCCGGGTCCGGCGTCGGCACCCGGCCGGACACCGTACTGGTCGACCTCGAACGGACCGTCGTCACCGGCCGGTACGGCCCGTTCGGCCCCGACGCGCCCCGGGCGGAGCTGCGCTTCGACGCGGGCGGCGACGGGCGGGGCTGGCAGATCGTCGGCCCGAAGGGGCCGATCTGGAGCGGTCGGGTCGACCGCCCGTGGCTGTCGGAGGACGCGCTGGAGGCGCTCGCCGCGCTCGGCGTCGTCGAATGCCCCACCGTGCCGGCCCGGCACCCGCTGGAGGAAGCCGCGCTGCTGGTGCACCTGGCGATGGCGGGGGTGCTGTTGCACGCACCGACCCTGCCGCCGGCCTGCCGGGCGGTGCTCGCCGACGAGTTGGCCGAGCTGATCACCGCGCCGCTGCCCGGCCGCGTCGAGAGCGAACTGGAGTGGGAGGTGCGCACCGTACGCCAGCGTCGGGCGGCGTTGCGCCAGCACGCCACCCCGTTCGCCCTGCCGAAGATCGTCTCGGCGGCCTTCCCGGCCCTGCCGGCCCTGCCGTCGGTGAGTGCGCTGCTGGTCACCAAGCGGCTGGAGCACCTGCCGACCGTGATCGCCGCACTCGAGGCACAGACCTATCCCAACCTGGAGATCGTGCTCTGCACGCACGGTATCGAGCTGCCGGCCGAGTACCGGGCCCGGCTGGCCCGCTCCCACCGGCCGATCGAGACGCTGGCCGTACCCGCGGAGCACGGCTTCGGCGAGGCGATCGGCGCGGCCACCGCGCACGCCCGCGGCAGCCTGGTCACCAAGATCGACGACGACGACACGTACGGGCCCGAACACGTCTGGGACCTGGTCCTGGCCCGGCACTACTCCGGGGCGACGATGGTCGGCAAGGGGGCCGAGTTCGTCCACCTGGAGACGCTCGACATGACGGTCCGGCGGGAGGCCGGCCAGATCGAGGCGTTCGCGGCGGTCGTCGCCGGCGGCACGATGCTGATCAGCCGCGGTGACCTGGAGCAGGTCGGTGGCTGGCGGCCGGTGCCCCGGTCGATCGACCGCGGGCTGATCGACCGGGTCCGGCGGGCCGGTGGCCTGGTCTACCGCACCCACCCGCTCGGATACGTCTACCACCGCCGGTCCGGGGGGCACACGTGGGACCCGGGCCTGGAATACTTCCTACGCGGCAACGGCATGCAGTGGTCGGGTCTGCCCCGGCACAGTGAGTTCGGCACGCTCGCCCCGAACCGGGCGTACGCGTCGGACGGGCTGGGCGGGGTGGTTCAGCCGGCCGGGCAGGCCATCGCCGAGGACATCCGCCGGGTCCCCCTGCCTCCCGGCCAGGTCCAGCGGTCCGCCGGGACGGCCGGCGACTCGGAGGCACCGCTCGCGCAGCTCTGA
- a CDS encoding bifunctional glycosyltransferase/CDP-glycerol:glycerophosphate glycerophosphotransferase: MISFVVPVYQVQDYLRRCLDSILEQSYTDVEVIAVDDCSPDDSGTILAGYAARDPRVRVIRSVGNEGPGPARERGLAAAAGDYVWFLDGDDWLAPGAVRAVADRLRHTGAEVLVVGHADAAPDGATWRTGRGPALGRAPEVFALRDWPAAIDVLHVPWNKVVHRSLLDRLDFRFRPGWYEDVPFTYALLLAAERISTLDRVCVLYRQRAGAATATAGGGHFGIFPNWARVFDSLDDSRPDTALLRPLLFRRMIWHFIRVRGNDDRLESTLRPGFFTEMTAMYHRYLPSGGYPVPGGLEGVRHRLVAGGRHRTFLALRRTSRGVRFARRAARRGVTALTTAARRLRDLVLAGYYRLQLRRPVDPSLALYAAYWYRGYACNPAAIYEKARELAPDVRGVWVVRRDRAATLPPGVDHVVAGSPGYYRALARAKWLINNVNWPNPVVKRPGAVHVMTHHGTPLKVMGLDQRAYPDGVQDPDFDAQLRRTRRWDFSVSANPHTSRAWRTAYPRRHTTLETGYPRNDRLATAAAGDVARARAALGLTATDRVVLYAPTHREHRPGRQPYFEPETFVEALGPTGRLLVRSHYFHDRSARSAGPDHGDRVRDVSAHPCVEELFLAADVLVTDYSSIMFDYAVLDRPIVVYAPDWPAYRAERGVYFDITAEPPGAVVTTFAELLELVRADALDDPAARSARAAFRERFCALEDGRAAERVVRRVFPVP; encoded by the coding sequence CTGATCAGTTTCGTCGTACCGGTCTACCAGGTGCAGGACTACCTGCGGCGGTGCCTGGACTCGATCCTCGAACAGTCGTACACCGACGTCGAGGTGATAGCGGTCGACGACTGTTCGCCCGACGACAGCGGCACGATCCTGGCGGGGTACGCCGCCCGCGACCCCCGGGTCCGGGTGATCCGGTCGGTGGGCAACGAGGGACCCGGGCCGGCCCGGGAACGCGGCCTCGCCGCCGCCGCCGGCGACTATGTCTGGTTTCTCGACGGCGACGACTGGCTGGCCCCGGGGGCGGTGCGCGCGGTCGCGGACCGGCTCCGGCACACCGGCGCCGAGGTGCTCGTCGTCGGTCACGCCGACGCCGCCCCGGACGGCGCGACCTGGCGGACGGGGCGCGGGCCGGCCCTGGGGCGTGCACCGGAGGTGTTCGCCCTGCGGGACTGGCCGGCGGCGATCGACGTACTGCACGTGCCGTGGAACAAGGTGGTCCACCGGTCGTTGCTCGACCGGCTCGACTTCCGGTTCCGGCCGGGCTGGTACGAGGACGTCCCCTTCACGTACGCCCTCCTGCTGGCCGCCGAGCGGATCTCGACCCTGGACCGGGTCTGCGTGCTCTACCGGCAGCGGGCCGGGGCGGCGACCGCCACCGCCGGTGGCGGCCACTTCGGGATCTTTCCCAACTGGGCCCGGGTCTTCGACAGCCTCGACGACTCCCGGCCGGACACCGCGCTGCTGCGCCCGCTGCTGTTCCGCCGCATGATCTGGCACTTCATCCGAGTGCGCGGCAACGACGACCGGCTGGAGTCCACGCTGCGGCCCGGGTTCTTCACCGAGATGACCGCCATGTACCACCGGTACCTGCCGTCCGGCGGCTATCCGGTGCCGGGCGGGCTCGAAGGGGTCAGGCACCGCCTCGTGGCCGGTGGCCGGCACCGCACGTTCCTGGCGCTGCGCCGGACGTCCCGGGGCGTCCGGTTCGCCCGCCGGGCCGCCCGGCGTGGCGTGACCGCGCTGACCACCGCCGCCCGGCGCCTGCGTGACCTGGTGCTGGCCGGCTACTACCGGCTGCAGCTGCGTCGACCGGTCGACCCGTCGCTGGCGTTGTACGCCGCGTACTGGTACCGCGGGTACGCGTGCAACCCGGCCGCGATCTACGAGAAGGCCCGCGAGTTGGCCCCCGACGTACGCGGGGTGTGGGTGGTGCGCCGGGACCGGGCGGCGACGTTGCCGCCCGGCGTCGACCACGTGGTGGCCGGCTCGCCCGGCTACTACCGCGCGCTGGCCCGCGCCAAGTGGCTGATCAACAACGTCAACTGGCCGAATCCGGTCGTGAAACGCCCCGGGGCGGTGCACGTGATGACCCACCACGGCACGCCGCTGAAGGTGATGGGGCTGGACCAGCGCGCCTACCCCGACGGTGTGCAGGATCCCGACTTCGACGCGCAGCTGCGCCGTACGCGGCGGTGGGACTTCAGCGTCTCCGCCAACCCGCACACCAGCCGGGCCTGGCGGACCGCCTATCCCCGGCGGCACACGACGCTGGAGACCGGCTATCCGCGCAACGACCGGCTCGCCACCGCGGCTGCCGGTGACGTCGCGCGGGCCCGGGCCGCGCTCGGCCTGACCGCCACCGACCGGGTGGTCCTCTACGCGCCGACCCACCGCGAGCACCGGCCGGGCCGGCAGCCGTACTTCGAACCGGAGACGTTCGTCGAGGCGCTGGGCCCGACCGGTCGGCTGCTGGTGCGCAGCCACTACTTCCACGACCGGTCGGCGCGGTCCGCCGGGCCGGATCACGGCGACCGGGTACGGGACGTGTCGGCCCATCCGTGCGTCGAGGAACTCTTCCTGGCCGCCGACGTGCTGGTCACCGACTACTCCTCGATCATGTTCGACTACGCGGTGCTGGACCGGCCGATCGTGGTGTACGCCCCGGACTGGCCGGCCTACCGGGCCGAGCGAGGGGTCTACTTCGACATCACGGCGGAACCGCCCGGCGCGGTGGTCACCACCTTCGCCGAGCTGCTCGAACTCGTGCGTGCCGACGCGCTGGACGACCCGGCGGCCCGTTCGGCGCGGGCCGCGTTCCGGGAGCGGTTCTGCGCCCTGGAGGACGGTCGGGCCGCCGAACGGGTGGTCCGGCGGGTGTTCCCCGTCCCCTAG
- a CDS encoding glycosyltransferase, with product MSSRNRANAQAHDQQDIRLFRNDWSALTPPQVGNWRPTKSVSVVIPAYNCQESLDLTLASLRHQTYPEDLLEVIVADDGSEPALELPKIRPANCRIVRVPDHSTGWGRANALHVGATQSTGEIIHWLDADMVVFHEHVEAQVRWHHVSDEVVTLGYKRFVTGWATAEEVSEQAAEGRLDRLFRLEESEPHDYVEKLINETDRLRAGDHLNFRAHVGATAALTRSLYERSGGLNTELRLGEDTEFGYRLTQTGAVFIPEPLARSWHMGPTHMMTKGDALRRYNHPYLAELMPHPRYLRPAGNRSWAVPLVTAVVVAEGSFEMVRTCVDRLLASDQTDLKVLLVADWAAVTDERRSILADPLLDRRLIQVTYRSESRVELVQEVPETVFPSPYLLHVPAHLGVDPPTVRRMIKMADDWQVGLVRLLPTGARSSDGAVALWRTSALSRALRVRRPDEQLDKIVAEVAGERWASGKEFTLTDLSTLPAAKLVSPSPRLVTGSDKGRASVSDVETIPVGGVRSLAAATRLVGNRVAREAAQQVKLRLKRPSRPAH from the coding sequence GTGTCGAGCCGCAACCGCGCCAACGCCCAGGCCCATGACCAGCAGGACATCAGACTCTTCCGTAACGACTGGAGTGCCCTGACCCCGCCGCAGGTCGGCAACTGGCGGCCGACAAAATCGGTATCGGTGGTCATCCCGGCCTACAACTGCCAGGAATCCCTCGATCTGACCCTGGCCTCCCTTCGTCACCAAACGTATCCGGAAGACCTGCTGGAAGTGATCGTCGCCGATGACGGCAGCGAACCGGCGCTGGAGCTTCCCAAGATCCGTCCGGCCAACTGCCGGATCGTGCGGGTGCCGGACCACTCCACCGGCTGGGGGCGGGCCAACGCCCTGCACGTGGGGGCCACCCAGAGCACCGGTGAGATCATCCACTGGCTCGACGCCGACATGGTGGTCTTCCACGAGCACGTCGAGGCCCAGGTCCGCTGGCACCACGTCTCCGACGAGGTGGTCACGCTCGGCTACAAGCGGTTCGTCACCGGCTGGGCGACCGCCGAGGAGGTCTCGGAGCAGGCCGCCGAAGGCCGGCTGGACCGGCTCTTCCGGCTCGAGGAGTCCGAGCCGCACGACTACGTCGAGAAGCTGATCAACGAGACCGACCGGCTGCGGGCGGGCGACCACCTCAACTTCCGGGCCCACGTCGGCGCGACGGCGGCCCTGACCCGATCGCTGTACGAGCGGTCCGGCGGCCTCAACACCGAACTGCGGCTCGGCGAGGACACCGAGTTCGGCTACCGGCTCACCCAGACCGGCGCGGTCTTCATTCCCGAACCGCTCGCCCGGAGCTGGCACATGGGTCCGACGCACATGATGACCAAGGGCGACGCCCTGCGCCGCTACAACCACCCCTATCTCGCCGAACTGATGCCGCACCCGCGCTACCTGCGCCCGGCCGGCAACCGGTCGTGGGCGGTGCCGCTGGTCACCGCGGTGGTGGTCGCCGAGGGCAGCTTCGAGATGGTCCGCACCTGTGTCGACCGGCTGCTGGCCAGCGACCAGACCGACCTGAAGGTGCTGCTCGTCGCCGACTGGGCGGCGGTCACCGACGAGCGCCGGTCGATCCTCGCCGACCCGCTGCTCGACCGGCGGTTGATCCAGGTGACCTACCGGTCGGAGTCCCGGGTGGAGCTGGTGCAGGAGGTGCCGGAGACGGTCTTCCCGTCGCCCTACCTGCTGCACGTGCCGGCCCACCTCGGCGTCGACCCGCCGACCGTCCGGCGGATGATCAAGATGGCCGACGACTGGCAGGTCGGCCTGGTCCGCCTGCTGCCGACCGGCGCCCGGTCGTCGGACGGCGCGGTCGCGCTGTGGCGCACCTCCGCGCTGAGCCGGGCCCTGCGGGTACGCCGGCCGGACGAGCAGCTCGACAAGATCGTCGCCGAGGTAGCCGGCGAACGCTGGGCCAGCGGCAAGGAGTTCACCCTGACCGACCTGTCGACGCTGCCGGCGGCCAAGCTGGTCTCCCCGTCGCCACGCCTGGTCACCGGCTCCGACAAGGGCCGGGCCAGCGTCAGCGACGTGGAGACGATCCCGGTCGGCGGGGTGCGCTCGCTGGCCGCCGCCACCCGGCTGGTCGGCAACCGGGTCGCCCGCGAGGCGGCCCAGCAGGTCAAACTGCGCCTGAAGCGGCCGTCCCGGCCGGCGCACTAG